In Acidianus brierleyi, one genomic interval encodes:
- a CDS encoding thiamine-phosphate synthase family protein, producing the protein MVEQTERDQVLLKLKEAADYFVSNPKSYLLIPEIRVNIVYALPDAKDEKDVAAIPGRITSAFSRAIYCMPPAFGASDHVARVVLTAMKYNKDRRSAIDIRYYDNIVKKLDDVYIFDRRQEPLESREKEGHTMNFMVDTAFRKKGQIPTYIVDLGDIGKEPTIFILGNDPLSVVKKSLELLSFI; encoded by the coding sequence ATGGTTGAACAAACGGAAAGAGATCAAGTTTTGTTAAAGTTAAAAGAAGCCGCAGATTATTTTGTATCCAATCCTAAATCTTACTTGCTAATTCCAGAAATAAGAGTGAATATAGTATATGCATTACCTGACGCTAAAGATGAAAAAGACGTTGCAGCTATTCCTGGCAGAATAACTTCGGCTTTTAGTAGAGCAATATATTGTATGCCACCAGCTTTTGGCGCTTCAGATCATGTAGCTAGGGTTGTGCTAACTGCAATGAAGTATAATAAAGATAGAAGGAGTGCTATAGATATAAGATATTATGATAATATAGTAAAAAAATTAGATGATGTGTATATATTCGATAGAAGACAGGAGCCTCTAGAGTCTAGAGAAAAGGAAGGACATACTATGAACTTTATGGTAGATACAGCTTTTCGTAAAAAAGGCCAGATCCCCACTTATATAGTAGATCTAGGAGATATCGGTAAAGAACCTACAATATTTATACTAGGTAATGATCCATTGAGTGTAGTAAAGAAGTCTCTAGAACTACTTTCGTTCATTTAG